From a single Hypanus sabinus isolate sHypSab1 chromosome 7, sHypSab1.hap1, whole genome shotgun sequence genomic region:
- the LOC132397044 gene encoding profilin-1-like, with protein MDTGGVRGPSCVQSPLSGRGRRAGCSRDAASEYLHAERWSGLHTMACTWDGYISNLMKAEGAKDAVIVGTEPFSVWAAYEGGNLKNIQEEQVKPLLANDTASIFTHGVTLGAKKCAMIRNEIQLTGYADLKVKSSCDDEKHCIAVAKTQKAIIILEGSSGPSSGGKVNMKTFELAEYLKRSGF; from the exons ATGGATACAGGCGGGGTGCGAGGCCCTTCCTGTGTGCAGTCGCCTTTAAGTGGGCGCGGCCGGCGGGCGGGTTGCAGTCGCGACGCCGCTTCGGAGTACTTGCACGCAGAACGCTGGTCGGGTCTCCACACAATGGCTTGCACCTGGGACGGTTACATTAGCAATCTCATGAAGGCTGAAGGTGCCAAGGATGCTGTTATCGTGGGCACCGAACCTTTCTCAGTGTGGGCCGCGTATGAAGGCGGCAACCTCAAAAACATCCAG GAAGAACAGGTCAAACCACTACTGGCAAACGATACAGCCAGCATTTTCACTCATGGGGTAACCTTGGGAGCCAAGAAGTGTGCCATGATAAGAAATGAAATACAACTGACTGGCTATGCAGATTTGAAGGTCAAGTCCTCATGCGATGACGAAAAACATTGTATTGCTGTGGCCAAGACTCAAAAGG caATAATTATACTGGAGGGCTCAAGTGGGCCAAGTTCAGGTGGTAAAGTAAATATGAAGACATTCGAGTTGGCTGAGTACTTGAAACGGAGTGGTTTCTGA